One region of Cucurbita pepo subsp. pepo cultivar mu-cu-16 chromosome LG03, ASM280686v2, whole genome shotgun sequence genomic DNA includes:
- the LOC111791062 gene encoding uncharacterized protein LOC111791062 has product MLTEDEINPMENVTASELAGFAVGALLVCATISAPRIDAFISSSQRRSLGMCKRCGDLRMIACSRCKGVGSTKSGGVFAELYESFGKDEPNAPSIPCTRCNAKGRFPCPDCCSQMP; this is encoded by the exons ATGCTCACTGAAGATGAAATCAATCCAATGGAAAACGTAACAGCGAGCGAATTGGCCGGCTTCGCTGTGGGGGCTCTGCTCGTTTGTGCCACCATTTCTGCCCCTCGAATAGATGCCTTCATCTCTTCGTCTCAGCGCAG ATCGTTGGGCATGTGCAAGAGATGTGGTGACCTGAGGATGATAGCATGTTCAAGATGTAAAGGAGTTGGATCAACCAAATCAGGTGGAGTATTTGCTGAGCTTTACGAATCATTTGGCAAAGACGAACCTAATGCGCCCTCTATCCCGTGCACGAGGTGCAATGCTAAAGGTCGCTTCCCATGTCCAGATTGCTGCTCTCAAATGCCATGA